Within Candidatus Thermoplasmatota archaeon, the genomic segment TCGTAGCGTTCCGGCTGGGGACGGTTGCCGCCCTCGTAGGGGTCGGCGCTCGCGACCCCGATGTACCCGTCGCCGTTCAGGTCCTTCCAGACGCCGGTCCAGAGCTCGAAGGAGACGAGGGTGCCGGGGAGGACGGCGAGGCCTCCGTCCGCCGATTTCCCCGGAAGCGGGTAGTTCTTGCGGAGCGGAGTCATCGAGGCCGCGCCGAGCGTCATGGAGGGGAGGACGTCGATCCAGGCGTGGTACGCCGCCTGGAATTCGCCGAGGCGTCCAGCGTTCGTGCTCGCGCGGCGCGGATCGTCCGCGAGCGCGGGGTCGACCTCGCGCTCGTAGCGACCGTAGGCGGCGCCGATCGCGGGCCCCGCGGCGTCCACGGGCGCAGGCGGGAAGTTGCAGCGACCGGGGCAGGAGCCGAGGCTCGGGCTTGCGAACTCGCGCACGAGGGGCGCGACCGTCGCCTTGTAGATTGACTCGACCGGACCCGGCGCCACGGCCGCGTACCGGTCGATGTCGAGGCGCGAGTGCTCGGACACCCGGTACGGTCGGTTGAGGTTCTCGTCGGGAATCAGGGCAACCTGGCCGACCGATTCGATCGTCCAGGCTTCGAGGAGGGACCCGTCGACCGCGACGATCGAGGTGAAGGAGCGGAACATCCGGTCCGGATTGCTGCCCGGCAGGGCGTAGACGAGGTCCGGTTGGCTTTCGGCGGGGCGGCCCGTATCCGTGATGGCGGGTCGCGCCCCCGGGGTCACGAACGCGACAAGATGGTCCAGGCGCGTTGCGCCTTCGTCGGCGGTCGCGAACTCGTTGCCCGGCCTGTAGGCTTCGAAGTCGGAGCCGGTTTGGGGCGATTCGGTCGGGGGACCGGACCGGATGTTGAGGTCGATGACCCCGTCCTGGTCCGCGTCGAGCCAGTAGCCGTACCACGCGCGGAAGCTGAGTTGACCCGGAACGACGAGGGGCGCCATGGCGCCGCCGGTCTCGCGGTCCGCGCCCGAGAAATGGGGTTGCGGCGCGCCGTCGTAGAGAAGCATGTTGTGGACGACCGCGCCGGTCCACACCATCGCGTCGAGGATGAGGACGCCGCCCGCGGGCTCGAGGACCTTCGCCGGGTTCGTGGGATACCAGGCCTCGCAGCCGGGCGTGGCCGGAGCCACGCACGTGAGCTGGCCCGGCGCCGGGTTGGACTCCTCGCGCTCGCGCGCCGTCTCTGCGTGACGCGCGAGCGCCGGCGTCGCCGCGAGGAGCGCCGCGACGAGGAGCAGGGTGACCGGGCGGTGGATGGACAGGAAGATGCCTCCACGTCCCGAGCCGGACTGGCACGGCTTAAGCCTTCCCCGCCCCCGTCGACCCGTGAAGGACGCATGGAGGGCGCGCCAGGCGCTCGCCGCCAACTATTCTCCCTCCCGCGTCGAAGCCCTCCCGTGGACGTCCGGACGATCTGTCCCTACTGCGGCGTCGGGTGCGGCCTCGTCCTCCGGACGGAGGGCGAGCGTGTCGCCGGGCTGCGCGGCGACGCCCTGAACCCCGTGAGCCGCGGCGCGCTCTGCCCCAAAGGCGCGACCGCGCACGAGTTCGTGCACCATCCCGACCGCCTCGCGACCCCGCTCGTCCGCAGGGACGGCGCGCTTTCGCCCGCCTCGTGGGACGAGGCGTACGACGTCGTCGCGGAGGGCTTCGCGCGCATCCTGCGCGAGCACGGCCCCGACGCGATCGGCGTCGTGTCGAGCGCGCGCGCGACCGTGGAGGAGAACTACCTCGCGCAGAAGTTCGCGCGCGTCGTCCTCGGCACGAACCAGGTCGACAACTGCTTCCGCGTGTGCCACTCCGCGACCGTCACCGGCCTCATCGATAGCATCGGCTCGGGCGCGATGTCGAACCCGATCGCCGACCTCGCGCTCGCCCGCGCGTTCCTCCTCGTCGGGAGCAACGCGCCCCGCTCGCACCCGATCATCTGGACGGAGTACATGGAGAAGGCGCTCGACGCGGGCGCCGCGCTCGTCGTCGTGGACCCGCGCGACACGATCGCCGCGAAGCGCGCCGACGTGCACCTCCCGATCATCCCCGGCACCGAGGTCGCGCTCTTCCATGCGCTCGCGCGCGAGATCCTCGCGAGCGGGTGGCAGGACGACGCGTTCATCGAGGACCGGGTCGAGGGGCTCGAGCCGCTCCGCGACGCCGTGGAGCCGTGGACGCCCGAGCGCGCCGGCGCGCTCTGCGGCGTCGCGCCGCGCGACCTCCGCGTCGCGGCGCGGCTCTACGCGACGACGAAACCCGCGTCGATCGTGTACGGTCTCGGCGTCACGGAGCACCGCACCGGGGTCGACAACGTTCGGGCACTTGCGAACCTCGCGCTCCTCACCGGCAACTTCGGAAAGCCCGGGACCGGCGTGAACGCGCTTCGCGGCCAGAACGACGTGCAGGGCGCGACCGACATGTGCCGTCCCGAATCCCTCCCGGGCTACCAGCCGTGGAGCGACCCCGAGGCGGTCGCGCGGTTCGAGCGCGCCTGGGGCGCGGTCCTCCCCCGGCCCGGGCCCGAGGGTTTCCTCTGGTGCTCGCGCTACTGGGAGCTTGCCGCGGAGGGCGCCCTCAAGGGCGCGTACGTCATCGGATCCGACCCGGCCCTCACCGAGGGCGACCTCGCGCGCGTGCGTCGCGGGCTCGAAAGCCTCGATCTCCTCGTCGTGCAGGAGGTGTTCCCGAGCGAGACGACGAAGCTCGCCGACGTCGTGCTGCCGAGCGCGAGCTGGGCCGAGAAGGACGGAACGTTCGTGAACTCGGAGCGCCGCGTGCAGCGCGTGCGCCGCGCGATCCCGCCCATCGGCGCCTCGAAGCCGGACTGGCTGATCCTCCTCGAGCTTGCGGCGAGGATGGGCCGGCCGCTCGGCGTCGCGGGGCCCGAAGAGGCGTTCGACGAGATGCGTCGTCTCGTGCCCTCGTACGCGGGCCTCACGTGGGCGCGGCTCGACCGCGAGGAAGGTCTCCCGTGGCCGGTCCCCGACGAGACCCACCCCGGAACGCCGACCCTCCACGTGGACGCCTTCCCGCGCGGCCGCGGCCGCCTCGCCGCGGTCGGGTTCTTCCCGGCCGCGGAGACCCCGGACGAGGCGTGGCCGCTCGTCCTCACGACGGGGCGCACGTTCCTCCAGTACAACGCCGGAACGATGAGCCGGCGCACGCGCATGGAGCGCGGGGAGCCCGCGGCGTTCGTGGAGGTTTCGGCGCCCGACGCGCGCCGCCTCGGGATCGCGGACGGCGACCGCGTCGTCGTCGCCACGCGGCGCGGCGCCTTGACCACCACGGCGCGCGTGACGGGCATCCGCGAGGGCGTGCTGTGGATGCCCTTCCACTACCGCGAGGCCGCCGCGAACGAGCTCACGAGCAACGCGGTCGATCCGGAATGCGGCATCACGGAGCTCAAG encodes:
- the fdhF gene encoding formate dehydrogenase subunit alpha; amino-acid sequence: MDVRTICPYCGVGCGLVLRTEGERVAGLRGDALNPVSRGALCPKGATAHEFVHHPDRLATPLVRRDGALSPASWDEAYDVVAEGFARILREHGPDAIGVVSSARATVEENYLAQKFARVVLGTNQVDNCFRVCHSATVTGLIDSIGSGAMSNPIADLALARAFLLVGSNAPRSHPIIWTEYMEKALDAGAALVVVDPRDTIAAKRADVHLPIIPGTEVALFHALAREILASGWQDDAFIEDRVEGLEPLRDAVEPWTPERAGALCGVAPRDLRVAARLYATTKPASIVYGLGVTEHRTGVDNVRALANLALLTGNFGKPGTGVNALRGQNDVQGATDMCRPESLPGYQPWSDPEAVARFERAWGAVLPRPGPEGFLWCSRYWELAAEGALKGAYVIGSDPALTEGDLARVRRGLESLDLLVVQEVFPSETTKLADVVLPSASWAEKDGTFVNSERRVQRVRRAIPPIGASKPDWLILLELAARMGRPLGVAGPEEAFDEMRRLVPSYAGLTWARLDREEGLPWPVPDETHPGTPTLHVDAFPRGRGRLAAVGFFPAAETPDEAWPLVLTTGRTFLQYNAGTMSRRTRMERGEPAAFVEVSAPDARRLGIADGDRVVVATRRGALTTTARVTGIREGVLWMPFHYREAAANELTSNAVDPECGITELKVAAARLAPVGARRPEPADQAGSRIR